In Triticum aestivum cultivar Chinese Spring chromosome 5B, IWGSC CS RefSeq v2.1, whole genome shotgun sequence, the following proteins share a genomic window:
- the LOC123110691 gene encoding protein spotted leaf 11, with protein MAGDQEESERESPAPAAERVAAAVETVAAPGEFRNAYRRQLLALSRRIRLLGPFAEELRERRRPPGEEEERALATLADALEKALELLKLGREGSRISLVFNRDRVMNIFQEVVAQLEQALHDFPYNELDISDEVREQVELVHAQLKRAKERVDMPDDEFYNDLISLYNKTYDPSAELAILERLSEKLHLMTITDLTQESLALHEMVASGGGQDPGEHIEKLSMLLKKIKDFVQTNNPEMGPPMASKIMDTSGDQKSVIVPDEFRCPISLELMKDPVIVATGQTYERSCIEKWLASGHHTCPTTQQRMANTTLTANYVLRSLISQWCETNGIEAPKRSSQPSKPMPACSSSERANIDALLSKLCSPDPEEQRSAAAELRLLAKRNAHNRLCIAEAGAIPLLLSLLSSSDLRTQEHAVTALLNLSIHEDNKASIMSSGAVPSVVHVLKNGSMEARENAAATLFSLSVVDEYKVMIGGTGAIPALVVLLSEGSQRGKKDAAAALFNLCIYQGNKGRAIRAGLVPLIMGLVTNPTGALMDEAMAILSILSSHQEGKAAIGAAEPVPALVELLGSGSPRNRENAAAVMLHLCSGEQQLVHLARAHECGIMVPLRELALNGTERGKRKAVQLLERMSRFVVQQQEEQESNSRLQAAVAQVLPQAPEQVQERDIPDQLDSPASQYPTLL; from the exons ATGGCCGGCGACCAAGAGGAGTCGGAGCGGGAGTCCCCGGCGCCGGCTGCGGAGCGGGTCGCCGCCGCGGTGGAGACCGTGGCGGCGCCCGGGGAGTTCCGGAACGCTTACCGGCGGCAGCTGCTGGCGCTGTCCCGCCGGATTCGCCTCCTCGGACCCTTCGCCGAGGAGCtccgcgagcgccgccgccccccgggggaggaggaggagcgggcgcTGGCGACGCTCGCCGACGCGCTGGAGAAGGCGCTCGAGCTGCTCAAGCTCGGCCGCGAGGGGAGCAGGATCTCTTTG GTTTTTAATAGGGATAGAGTAATGAATATATTTCAGGAAGTAGTTGCTCAGTTGGAACAAGCTTTGCACGACTTTCCATACAATGAACTGGATATATCGGATGAAGTTAGAGAACAG GTTGAGTTAGTGCATGCACAGCTGAAAAGAGCAAAAGAACGGGTTGATAtgcctgatgatgagttctacaacgACCTAATATCTCTGTATAACAAGACCTATGACCCAAGTGCGGAACTGGCTATCCTTGAAAGGTTGTCAGAAAAGCTACACCTCATGACTATCACTGATCTCACGCAAGAGTCACTTGCTCTGCATGAGATGGTGGCATCTGGTGGTGGCCAGGATCCAGGAGAGCACATTGAGAAATTGTCAATGCTACTGAAGAAAATCAAGGACTTTGTGCAAACTAACAACCCTGAGATGGGCCCTCCTATGGCTTCCAAAATAATGGATACCAGTGGGGACCAGAAATCTGTCATCGTTCCTGATGAATTCCGTTGTCCAATTTCTCTCGAGCTGATGAAAGATCCTGTGATAGTTGCTACTGGCCAG ACATATGAAAGGTCGTGCATCGAGAAATGGCTAGCATCTGGGCATCACACTTGCCCAACTACGCAACAAAGGATGGCGAACACAACATTGACGGCAAACTATGTCCTTAGAAGTCTCATCTCCCAGTGGTGTGAAACCAACGGAATTGAAGCGCCTAAGCGCTCATCCCAGCCTAGCAAGCCAATGCCAGCATGCTCTTCTAGTGAACGTGCTAACATTGATGCTCTATTATCCAAGTTATGCTCTCCAGACCCTGAGGAGCAGAGGTCAGCTGCTGCAGAGCTTCGCCTCCTCGCAAAGCGGAACGCACACAACCGACTATGCATTGCTGAGGCTGGTGCAATTCCCTTACTATTGAGTCTGTTATCGTCATCTGACTTGCGGACTCAGGAACATGCTGTTACTGCACTTCTGAACCTCTCCATACACGAGGACAACAAGGCAAGCATCATGTCCTCTGGTGCTGTGCCTAGTGTTGTTCATGTGCTGAAGAATGGCAGTATGGAGGCCCGGGAAAATGCTGCAGCCACACTTTTTAGCCTCTCTGTGGTCGATGAATACAAAGTAATGATTGGGGGAACAGGGGCTATCCCTGCCCTTGTAGTGTTGCTAAGTGAGGGCAGCCAGCGGGGTAAGAAAGACGCAGCAGCAGCTCTCTTCAACTTGTGCATTTACCAAGGTAACAAAGGCCGTGCGATACGAGCTGGCCTTGTGCCACTCATCATGGGTCTAGTAACCAACCCCACAGGAGCTCTCATGGACGAGGCTATGGCGATACTCTCAATACTATCCAGCCACCAAGAGGGGAAGGCAGCTATCGGGGCAGCAGAGCCTGTTCCTGCGCTTGTCGAGTTGCTCGGAAGTGGGTCACCGAGAAACAGAGAGAATGCTGCAGCTGTGATGCTGCATCTGTGCAGCGGCGAGCAACAGCTTGTGCATTTAGCCCGTGCGCATGAGTGCGGGATCATGGTTCCGTTGCGGGAGCTGGCATTGAACGGCACAGAAAGGGGAAAGAGGAAGGCAGTGCAGTTGCTCGAGCGGATGAGCAGATTCGTGGTTCAGCAACAAGAGGAACAGGAATCTAATTCTCGGCTGCAGGCCGCCGTGGCACAAGTTCTCCCTCAGGCCCCTGAACAGGTCCAAGAAAGGGACATCCCCGATCAATTGGACAGTCCGGCATCTCAATACCCCACGTTGTTATGA
- the LOC123110692 gene encoding dof zinc finger protein DOF5.1, giving the protein MVFSSFPIFLDPPSWAQMQQQPLQCFMGGGGGSEHQHHQLIPASSGQLAPLPDVPGNTAASAPPVAGSSSASLQLVVSGQQGNPGEQPPRPSVSMTERARMARVPLPEPGTLRCPRCDSANTKFCYFNNYSLSQPRHFCKACRRYWTRGGALRNVPVGGGCRRNTKRSSKKSSRQGQGQGGGGAVAAATSSSSTTSTSTTTSAAAATAADVIASMQALPHHLGGLPAAAALEASLEGYHSHSHHQHHNLPFLPPQFLQQGLHGYHIADGDIGSQLADGFPRGVASGLLAQLASIKMEEHGAGAGGAGGGFVGAHEQYWPGSGGGGGWPTEFLSGFSSSSSGNVM; this is encoded by the exons ATGGTTTTCTCCTCCTTCCCGATCTTCCTCGACCCTCCAAGTTGGGCCCAG ATGCAGCAGCAGCCTCTTCAGTGTTTCAtgggaggaggtggcggcagcgAGCACCAGCACCACCAGCTGATCCCTGCGTCGTCCGGCCAGCTGGCGCCGCTGCCGGACGTGCCCGGCAACACTGCGGCAAGCGCGCCGCCGGTGGCCGGATCGTCCTCGGCCTCGCTGCAGCTGGTTGTGTCGGGACAGCAGGGTAACCCGGGTGAGCAGCCGCCGCGGCCGTCAGTGTCGATGACCGAGCGCGCCCGGATGGCCCGCGTGCCGCTGCCGGAGCCCGGCACGCTCCGGTGCCCGCGCTGCGACTCGGCCAACACCAAGTTCTGCTACTTCAACAACTACTCGCTCTCGCAGCCGCGCCACTTCTGCAAGGCCTGCCGCCGCTACTGGACGCGGGGCGGCGCCCTCCGCAACGTCCCCGTCGGCGGCGGCTGCCGCCGCAACACCAAGCGCTCCAGCAAGAAGTCGTCGCGCCAGGGCcagggccagggcggcggcggtgccgtcGCGGCCGCcacgtcgtcctcctccaccacctccacctcgACCACCACAAGCGCCGCCGCGGCGACCGCGGCCGACGTCATCGCCAGCATGCAGGCGCTGCCGCACCACCTAGGCGGCCTCCCCGCGGCAGCCGCACTGGAGGCGTCGCTCGAGGGGTACCACAGCCACAGCCACCACCAACACCATAACCTGCCGTTCCTGCCGCCGCAGTTCCTGCAGCAAGGGCTGCACGGGTACCacatcgccgacggcgacatcgGCTCACAGCTGGCCGACGGGTTTCCGAGAGGCGTGGCGTCGGGGCTGCTCGCGCAGCTGGCGTCGATCAAGATGGAGGAGCACGGCGCGggcgctggcggcgctggaggcggcTTTGTCGGAGCGCACGAGCAGTACTGGCCCGGGAGCGGTGGCGGGGGCGGGTGGCCGACGGAGTTCTTGTCCGGGTTCAGCTCCTCCTCGTCGGGGAATGTGATGTGA